The following DNA comes from Solanum stenotomum isolate F172 chromosome 11, ASM1918654v1, whole genome shotgun sequence.
CGCCCTGCAAAACTTTGTGCAGCTAAGGTTATACAAATAGTAAGATTAGTGACTTGCTTTTGTCGAAGAATGACTATGATGATTGAATGTCTGTAATTCGTTTCTCTGCAGGTGGAGATATACGAGAAACAACCTTCGGTTATCCAAGGTATTGGAGCAGGAAATGATACCACAGCAGCTGGTGTCCTAGCTGATATCCTTGGCATTCAAGATTTATTCCCTTGACCAAGTATTACACACTGAGATACAAACATTTGATCCTCATAGGACGAAAAATCGACTCTTCCTGTTCCTCTGCTTCCAGATTGGAGATTGAAATCAGGCTAAGAAAGCTCAcacattttctgaaaaatttCTCTATACACGAGAGTGCCTCGTCATAGATTATTATGCAATTTCTCTCGTGCATAACAACTCAAATGGAACAGTGCAAACTGAGTCATTTGCCTCAGTGCTGGACTAGTTTTTAGGATTTCACTTCAGCTTATAATCAGTTTGCTTTGTAATAACCATTTTGGTACCTCAACTTTTAATGTTATCACAATTTTAGAGACTTATCTCTTAGTTATTATGCTTTTcaatatatgaaatgatgtgatATCATGTTCATGATCTACACTTACCAGATAATCATTATCCTAAATTAGAAAAGAACTACTAAATGATATCAAGCAGGAAAAAGAACCATATAGCCAGTGTAGTTTCACAAATGGGGTCTAGGAATGGAGGAATGATCAGTATAATCCTTCCCTCCCCTCGTCATTTCAACGTCTGGACACCAACCAGGCTCAGAAATTTAACCAAATATCAAGAGATGCTAAAAGAAAGTCTTCTTTCACTAAACCTTACCGACTTGTTTGGAACTGAGGCATAGTTATTGTTATATCTAAAACTCGGAGACTACTGTACGATCAAAGTAGCAACCAGTAGGTCCTCCATCGGGCAAAAGAGCTAGCATGACAGGTCCTTCAGCTCCTTCCTCAACAGGCATTGTTCCTGTATGCCAGGTTATATCCGTGTTGACGAAACCAGGATGGACACAATTAATGCACATTTTCAGGTACTTTCTTGCAAGAACTCTGGTGTAAGCATTAAGTGATAGTTTTGATATGCTATAGACTGGTCCACTCATCTGCCAACCGTTCACCTCGAGAGCATCTTGTTTCAGATCATGCAAAAAATTCTGCAGAATCTTGTCGATTTTTTCTTCTGTCAGGTTTTCAATATCTCCGAGCTCCTTTCTCCTCTCCTCGTTTGGCATTCGCTGTGTGAGAAgaaaaaatcaacaagaaatATGAAAATGTTCAGCAACGACGAGAATGGCTGTCTAACTCACATTTAAAGCACCTTTACGGGAGGAGACATTAACAATCCTTGGTGAAGGGGAATTTTGCAGCAGTGGAAGAAGAGCTTCAGTAACATTCTTAACACCATAGTAATTAGTGTCCAAGCATAATTTGGCTTGCTTGTACGTTGTTTTCATCACAGCTTGAATGTCATCGAAAGTTTTCCCTGGTAACTGTttacaataacaacaattacGTCTCAGTCTCAAACAAGTTAGGATCGGCCATATAAACAAACGCTCAAAAACTTGGCATCAATTGACAAGTAAGCACTTCAACTCATCCCACTATGTCTTGTGGACACTATGCTGACGTGTCACATAAATTTtggaggtgtctagatgtgcattCTCAAAGTTGAAGTGTTTACTTGCCGgttgaggccaagtttgagTTGTTTGTCAGAGCAAGATCAGACCACACACATTGACCATCGCCTACCTCAAAGCTTAGATATGAGATCGAATTGCATAACAAAACAAGACCTAAGCATTGAGCAAATTATCTTACCCAGTCTACAAGATCTATGTTCATGGCCTTTAGGACATCTTCATCAGGTACCACTCCAGAAGCTCCAGCATTATTTACCTGCAGAAATTTATTCAGCAACTGTCCAATATTTGCCTTGAGATCGAATGAGGAGCAATATACATAGATTCATCTCCAATAACTTTAAGCAACTTTCACGAGAAATTGGTCCGTTACCAGAATATCAAGCCTCCCATATTGTGTTTGTATGAACTTTGCCAAGGACTCAATGCTCTGAGCATCTTGAACATCAAGCTGATGAAAGACAACATTTGAAAATCCTTGTTCATTCAGCAAGGATGTTGCTTCAGTTCCTCTCTTTTCGTCTCTGGCTGTTAAGACAACCGTTACACCTGAATTGGCGAGCTGCTTAACAGTCTCGAAGCCAATTCCCTTGTTTGCTCCTGTAACCACTGCATACTTACAAGCATCTCCCATCACTTAAGTCCAAAGTTTCTAACCTTTTCTCCTTTGGAATCCTTTCggggagaagaaaaaagaacactACTTCAAACGAAGGTACGTATAGACTAATAGTCCAAGTGTTTGAAATAACAACCTCAGGGACCAGATGAAATGAAAAATTCATTTCATCTGCCTAAGCCTTAATTGACAGGATCGATTACCGGTATAAAGTTGATTAGTTGAGATTTCCGCAGCTGCTAACCTAGACACTACTGTTATTAAACCCAAAAAACCTCTCTCTTACCATACTATGAGTCAGGGGTAGAACTAGTGGGACGCAAAGGGGTTCATCCGATCCACCCCCTCCCCGAAAAATTGCACCATACATGTATACAAagccaaaattattttttatatgtaagcATAGTAATGTTTAATCCCCTTGAGACAATCAAAACCTCTCATACCCAATGTAGTTCCACAAAGTGGAGTTTGGGGAGGGTACGCATACATTACCCCTACCTCAGAGGTAGATAGGCTATTTCCGGAAAAACAATCCAAAGCAGTTCTGAAAAAGAAGTAACGGAAGTACAtagtaataacaaaaacaacacagtaaacaaaatagaaactagAACAAAACAATAGGGTATATAATTGAGatacaagaaacaacaaatagtaACAAAACAGAAACTAGAACAAAATGATACGATATATAATTGAGATACAAGAAACAACAGATAGTAATAATACAAAAACTAGAACAAAACAATACGATATATAATCGATGTACAAGAAACAATAGATAGTAAGAACAACGGAAGGACAACAAACTACAGGAGCAAgacctcaactaattccaaCAGAGATGTGCTACTTCTCactaacatatatatatcactAACTAACTCTGTCACCTGAATCAAAACAATATAGTAAACAATCAAAGACCAAAAATCAGAATCAATTCATTTTTGTCAAGATTTGGAAATATTGAGTTACCTGCGAAACAAATCTGCAAATGGGTTTGGCAATTGAAGGCCTAATTTCTGTTCTACTATCTACTACTGGTGTAATTAAATTTGATGGATAAATAAATACATtacatgaaaaaagaaaaaagggagaaaaagaatgttaaaaaaaaggaaaataaatagattAGTCGACTTTAGAGGCAATGTTATAGGGACTAAAATCGTCATTTCCCCTTTTATATTATGTTTTCAattcccattttattttatcatttaaagctcttttattttttaatcccCCACCTGGGTGGCCCCCCTTTCCCCTAAATACCCTTCTCCTCTTGCTTCAATTATTGAATTGggaaaaaggacatttttgctgcttttttttttgtgtggctAAAACATAGTTGTACCACTAGCAAAAAAGAGAGATAGGTGGATATATTATTTTCGTAGTTAGCCACGACAAATTTTAGTATAGTAGAAGCACAACCAACAAAAGTTGTGTGGAGCTTCACTTATTCTTTGACATTTGGATATAGTGGGCCCATTCTTTGACTTTAAAGCTCCAAACATtaggaagaaagagaaaatataatttaaaattgacATGATCcaataaaattatactaaataatataaataaagtgAATTATGGAGTCCACTATTCTTTAAGCTCATcatatccaaaaaataaaataaaataaaaaatccagacatcattcttcttctacttcGAACGTTTCTCttctaaaattgaaaattttattaaacttatatatattcaaCATAGAAAAATAGAAGCAACAACATACAAGTGGGGTGTGTATGCGGACCTTACCACTAACTTGTAGGGTAGAAatgttgtttccgatagaccatCGGCTCAAATaaacatagaaaaaataatacctagagaaaaggaaaaatggaaCCGAATCCCATTCTTCACAATTCTAAAACGTATACATGATATACAATGAGCTGTTGAAAAAATGGACAAGTgtataaaacaaaagtaatgaATAGACATAACGCAAAAGATACCTTCCTCTATTATTGCCTCAATTATTCAATTAGTTGAGTCATACtttttgaaaagagaaaaaaggacaGTTTTACTAATTACAAGCAAAAGAGAGCAATCACTGATCCTTCTTGTTTNNNNNNNNNNNNNNNNNNNNNNNNNNNNNNNNNNNNNNNNNNNNNNNNNNNNNNNNNNNNNNNNNNNNNNNNNNNNNNNNNNNNNNNNNNNNNNNNNNNNATTGACCACCACTTCTATAGTATGAAGATACAATAATTTGGTAGTATTGACCACCACTTCTATAGTATGAAGGGTAATGTTgtcaaaaatacaataatttggTAGTATTGAGGActcataaaagaaagaaatattaatagaagtGAAGGGTAATGTTGTCAAAGACANtaaaagaaagaaatattaattagcgtCACGTGGcattttttgattggtttggtggTAGTTGAGGAACCACCACTTCTAAAGTAAGATAATACTACNAATAATTTGGTAGTATTGACCACCACTTCTATAGTATGATAATACTACATATGAAAGGGCCCGTTAACGGGCCCAATATTACaatcttaaatatattatttcgcgaccaaatattaaaatgcatctctgcatcgcggacttgcttcTAGATAGTGTTTTCTTGACTGTTTCTcatgattaactatctaaaactcATTTAATTATTACGATATCTTTAATACCACAAataataaccttgaattcataattcaaattcaaggtaaaaCTAAGaattaagtcttgagagttctttcgagtcttttgagaaagtcccttagagtcttttgaggagtcttctataATTTCttataacttgttttaagactcgagtaagtgagtatgagaCTGATgaaaatgtattcatgagtctataCTATCATCAAGATCCtttatatcatgaatcataactcttgaattcataatttaaaattcaaattcaagaaagagcttagagtagagttcaagaaaatctttgagttcaattgtgaatcctttgagatcaactatttgtttgagctaagttttgaggaagtaagtatgagaatgagaagaatcatatacatgaattccatattgttatttagaccctCGAAtcaagtcgttcatgtccataaatttcgcatgaacttcataagttgaatctttgagaggagtagtatctgcaagttctaagtcttgagtactgag
Coding sequences within:
- the LOC125845101 gene encoding short-chain dehydrogenase/reductase 2b-like: MGDACKYAVVTGANKGIGFETVKQLANSGVTVVLTARDEKRGTEATSLLNEQGFSNVVFHQLDVQDAQSIESLAKFIQTQYGRLDILVNNAGASGVVPDEDVLKAMNIDLVDWLPGKTFDDIQAVMKTTYKQAKLCLDTNYYGVKNVTEALLPLLQNSPSPRIVNVSSRKGALNRMPNEERRKELGDIENLTEEKIDKILQNFLHDLKQDALEVNGWQMSGPVYSISKLSLNAYTRVLARKYLKMCINCVHPGFVNTDITWHTGTMPVEEGAEGPVMLALLPDGGPTGCYFDRTVVSEF